The genomic region GAGCAACGGATTGATCAGGTTATCGGTGTTCACGCTTTTCATGGTCAAGCTGATGGACTCAACCCCGCCGGCCACGATGATGTCGCTGCAACCGGACGCAATCTGGTTGGCCGCAATGGCAATCGCCTGCAAGCCCGAGGAACAGAAACGGTTAAGGGTCATCCCCGCCGTACCGGTGCCCAGCTGCGACAACACCGCCACATTGCGGCCGATGTTGTAGCCCTGGGCACCTTCGTTGGAGCCGGCACCGACGATGCAATCCTCGACCGTGGCCGGGTCGATGCCGTTGCGGGTCAGCAGCGCGTTGACGCAATGGGCAGCCATGTCATCGGGACGGGTCTGGTTGAACTTGCCGCGAAAGGACTTGGCCAGGCCGGTTCGCACGCTGTCGACGATCACTACTTCACGCATGGGCTACCTCTATTGTTGGGGTTGTTGAGAGATGGATCGAGCATAGATCCCGCCCTCTTCAACCGCGACAATCATTCATCCCGCGTATGCAAAAGCATGGCGCTACTTCTTCTTGCCCTTCTTGTCATGCTTGTCTGTCTTGTCGAACGCTTCCTCCAGCGCCCGGTTGATGGTGCGCAACACCTTCACCCGCGCCCAGCGCTTGTCATTCGCCTCGACCAGCGTCCACGGGGCAATCTCGGTGCTGGTGCGGTCCACCATGTCGCCCACCGCCGCCCGGTAGTCGTCCCACTTGTCGCGATTGCGCCAGTCATCCTCGGTGATCTTGAAGCGTTTGAACGGGATTTCCTCGCGGGCCTGGAACCGCTCCAGCTGCGTCTGCTTGTCGATCGCCAGCCAGAACTTGACCACGATCACCCCGGCATCCCGCAGTTGCTCTTCAAAGTCGTTGATCTCGCCGTAGGCGCGCATCCAGTCCGTCGGCGTGCAGAAGCCTTCGATGCGTTCCACCAGCACCCGGCCGTACCAGGAGCGGTCGAACACGGTGAACATGCCCCGCGCCGGAATTTTCTGCCAGAAACGCCACAAGTAAGGCTGGGCGCGTTCGTCTTCGCTGGGCGCGGCAATCGGTACGATGTGGTACTGCCGGGGATCGAGGGCTGCCGCCACGCGGCGGATAGCACCGCCCTTGCCTGCCGCGTCGTTGCCTTCAAATACCGTCACCAACGCGTGTTTGCGCATGCGCTTGTCGCGCATCAGCCCGGAGAACCGCGCCTGTTCGGTAATCAGTTGTTCTTCGTAATCGTCCTTTTCAAGGCTCAGGCTCATGTCCAGGCTGTTCAGCAAGCTCATCTGGTCAACCGCCGACGGCAGCGGCGCCGGGTTCATGCCGCTGACTTTACCCTTGGGCACTTTCAAGGCGTTTTGCAGGCCTTCGAGCAGGATCTTGCCGACGGTCAGCCCGCGGTAGTGTGCATCGACCCCCTCGATCACGTACCACGGCGCATAGTCACGGCTGGTGCGGCGCAGGATCCGCTCACCGAAATGCACAAACTTGTCGTAGGTCTTTGACTGCTGCCAGTCCAGCGGGCTGATGCGCCAGCTGTGCAGCGGGTCATCCTGCAAGGCTTTGAGCCGGGATTTCATCTGCTTTTTGGACAGGTGAAACCAGAACTTGAAGATCAGCGCGCCTTCGTCACACAGCATCTTTTCCAGGCGCTCGGCACCGGCGATGGCCTGGTCGAGCCGCGCGTCCTTGATCTCGCCATGCACGCGACTCTGCAGCATCTGGCTGTACCAGTTGCCAAAAAAGATCCCCATGCGGCCTTTCGCCGGCAGCTGGCGCCAATAGCGCCAAGCCGGCGGGCGGGCCAGTTCTTCGTCGGTCTGCTGGTCGAAGGTGCGTACTTCGATCAGGCGCGGGTCCATCCATTCATTCAGCAACTTGACGGTTTCGCCCTTGCCGGCGCCTTCGATGCCATTGATCAGGATGATCACCGGGAAGCGCTTCTGCTGCTGCAGTTCGTACTGCACTTCCAGCAGGGCTTCGCGTAAGGCCGGCACTTCGGCGTCGTAGGTGTCTTTGTCGATGGCGTGACCGATTTCGGCAGATTCGAACATGGGCGGCTCCGTTCCAGAATGAGGCAAGACTAGCGGATTGGACGGTGCAACGCCGGAGGAAATTCCACACCCGGTTGTCATGGATCAATGACACCCCTGTTGATCAGCTAGAATGGCCGCCTTGTCTTTGCCTGCCGTATTTTATGAGCCGCCCATGAACCCCGTATCCCACGCCCAGCTCGACTGGGATGACCAAGGTCGCCCGCACTCGCGGGTGTTCGACGACGTGTACTTCTCCGACAAGTCGGGCCTTGAAGAAACCCGCTACGTGTTCCTTGAACAGAACCGTTTGCAGGAACGCTTTGCTGCGCTGCCGGTGGGTGGGCGCTTGGTGATTGGTGAGACCGGCTTTGGCACCGGGTTGAATTTTTTGTGCGTCTGGCAACTGTTCGAACAGCACGCGGTGCCGGGTGCGCGCCTGCATTTTGTCAGCGTGGAAAAGTACCCGCTGAGCCACGCCGACCTGCAACGCGCCCTCGCCCTCTGGCCGGAACTTGCACCGTTCGCCGAGCAACTGCTGGCGCAGTACATCGCGATCCATCAGGGCTTCCAGCGGCTGGTGCTGGATAACGGTCGCGTCACCCTGACCCTGTTGATCGGCGATGCCCTGGAGCAATTGCCACAGCTGGACGCTCAGGTCGACGCCTGGTTCCTCGACGGTTTCGCCCCGGCCAAAAACCCGGACATGTGGACTGCCGAGCTGTTCGCCGAACTGGCACGGCTGGCGGCGCCGGGCTCGACCATCAGCACCTTCACCAGCACCGGCTGGGTGCGCCGGCTGATCAATGGGGCCGGGTTCAAGATGAAGCGCACCCCGGGCATCGGCCACAAGTGGGAAATCCTGCGGGGTGAGTTTCTCGGCTGGCCCACTGAAACGCCCGCGCCTGCCTCGGCAAGACCCTGGTTTGCGCGCCCGCCTGCTGTTGCTGGTGAACGCCATGCGCTCGTCATCGGCGGTGGCCTGGCCGGTTGCGCCACGGCCGCCAGCCTGGCGGCACGGGGCTGGCGGGTCAGCTTGCTGGAACGCCACGCAGCGCTCGCACAGGAAGCCTCCGGTAACCCGCAAGGGGTGTTGTACCTCAAGCTTTCAGCCCACGGCACGGCACTGTCGCAATTGATTCTCAGCGGTTTCGGCCACACGCGGCGCCTGCTGGAACACCTGCAACGTGGCCTGGACTGGGATGGCTGCGGCGTGCTGCAACTGGCCTTCAATGCCAAGGAAGCCGAGCGCCAGGCACAGCTGGCCAGCGCTTTTGCCCCGGACCTGTTGCACCTGCTGGATAAAGAGCAGGCCCAGGCGCGTGCCGGAATAACCCTGGAGCAAGGGGGCTTGTTCTTCCCCGAGGGCGGCTGGGTACACCCGCCCGCGCTGTGCCAGTGGCAAGCCAGGCACCCGCTGATCGAAGTGCTCCAGCACCACGACGCCCTGGAGCTCAAGCAGGTCGACGGTGAGTGGCAGGCGCTGCAGGGCGATACGGTTCTGGCACAGGCCAGCGTGGTAGTGCTGGCCGGTGCCGCCGAGATCAAGCGGTTTTCCTTCAGCGCTGACCTCCCCCTCAAACGCATCCGCGGGCAAATCACCCGGCTGCCGCAAACAGCGCAAAGCCAGGCGTTGGCCACGGTGGTGTGCGCCGAGGGTTACGTCGCCCCGCCACGCCTGGGCGAGCACACCCTCGGCGCCAGCTTTGACTTCAAGAGCGACGACCTTACGCCCACGGTGGCCGAGCACGTGGGCAACCTCGAGATGCTGCGGGAAATCTCCCCCGACCTGCTGCAACGCCTGGGCGCCGACAGCCTGGTACCCGAACAGCTCGAAGGCCGCGCCGCGTTCCGCTGCACCAGCCCGGACTACTTGCCGATCGTCGGGCCGCTGGCGGAACGCGAGATGTTTGATCAGACCTACGCCGCCCTCAGCAAAGACGCCCGGCACGTCCCGGATGCACCATGCCCCTGGTTGCACGGCCTGTATATCAACAGTGGCCATGGCTCACGCGGCTTGGTCACCGCGCCCCTCTGCGCAGAGCTGCTGGCCGCCTGGCTCGACAATGAGCCGCTGCCGCTGCCGCGCAGTGTCAGCGAAGCCTGTCACCCCAATCGGTTCGCGCTTCGGGCGCTGATTCGCGGTAACCCAAGCAAATCCTGAGGGCCAAGACGGGCCCCCAGCCCGTCAAGGCTCATTGCCTTATAACGTATTGTTCTAAAACTCCCACAATTTACCCGGGTCAGTCTCTGGGTACCCGCCGTTTTGGCGGGCTGCATTTCTATCCCTCCCCAACGGAAAAACCGGTAAGGAATTTATGTGCGGATTAGCTGGAGAGTTACGTTTCGATCACCAACCTGCCGACCTGGCAGCGGTGGAACGAATCACCCATCACTTGGCGCCACGCGGTCCTGACGCGTGGGGCTTCCATGCTCAAGGGCCGATTGCCCTGGGCCATCGACGCCTGAAAATCATGGACCTGTCGGACGGCTCCGCCCAACCGATGGTCGACGCCCAACTGGGCCTGTCCCTGGCGTTCAACGGCGCGATCTATAACTTCCCGGAATTGCGTGAAGAGCTGGAAGCCCTGGGCTACGCCTTCTATTCCGGTGGCGACACCGAAGTGCTGCTCAAGGGCTACCACGCCTGGGGCGAAGCCTTGCTGCCCAAGCTCAACGGGATGTTCGCCTTCGCCATCTGGGAGCGCGATGCTAAGCGCCTGTTTATCGCCCGTGACCGCCTCGGCGTGAAGCCGCTGTACCTGTCGCGCACCGGCCAGCGCCTGCGTTTTGCTTCGGCATTGCCGGCGCTGCTCAAGGGTGGCGATATCAACCCGATCCTCGATCCGGTGGCCCTCAATCACTACCTGAATTTCCACGCCGTGGTGCCTGCGCCGCGCACCTTGCTGGCGGGCATTGAAAAACTGCCGCCTGCGTCGTGGATGCGCATCGACGCCGACGGCAAGACTGAACAGAAAACCTGGTGGACCCTGCCCTACGGCCCTCACGCCGATGAAGCCAACCTGACGCTCGAAGACTGGACCGACCGTGTGCTCGACAGCACCCGCGAAGCCGTGGCGATTCGTCAGCGGGCGGCAGTGGACGTGGGCGTGCTGCTTTCCGGCGGTGTCGACTCCAGCATGCTGGTGGGCCTGTTGCGGGAAGTCGGCGTGCAGGACCTGTCGACCTTCTCCATCGGCTTTGAAGACGCCGGTGGCGAGCGCGGCGACGAGTTCCAATATTCGGACTTGATCGCCAAGCATTACGGCACCCGGCACCATCAACTGCGCATCGCCGAAAGCGAAATCATCGAGCAATTGCCGGCCGCGTTCCGCGCCATGAGCGAGCCGATGGTCAGCCATGACTGCATCGCCTTCTACCTGCTGTCCCGGGAAGTCGCCAAGCACTGCAAGGTGGTGCAGAGCGGCCAGGGCGCCGATGAACTGTTCGCCGGTTACCACTGGTACCCGCAAGTGGACGGCGCCAGCGACCCGTATGCCGCCTACCGCGATGCGTTCTTCGACCGCAGCTACGACGACTACGCCGCCACTGTCGCGCCGAAATGGCTGACCGCGAATGACGCCGCCGGTGACTTCGTTCGCGAGCATTTCGCCCAGCCCGGCGCGGATGCGGCGGTGGACAAAGCCCTGCGCCTGGACAGCACCGTGATGCTGGTAGATGACCCGGTCAAGCGCGTCGACAACATGACCATGGCCTGGGGCCTGGAAGCGCGCACGCCGTTTCTCGACTACCGCCTGGTGGAACTGTCGGCCCGCGTGCCGGGTAAATTCAAACTGCCGGACGGCGGCAAGCAAGTGCTCAAGGAAGCCGCGCGCCGGGTGATCCCGAGCGAAGTCATCGACCGCAAGAAAGGTTATTTCCCGGTGCCCGGCCTCAAGCATTTGCAGGGCGATACCTTGAGCTGGGTGCGCGACCTGTTGCTGGACCCAAGCCAGGATCGCGGCCTGTTCAACCCGGCCATGCTCGACCGCCTGCTCACCGATCCCCAAGGCCAATTGACCCCGTTGCGCGGCTCCAAGCTGTGGCAACTGGCGGCGCTGAACCTGTGGCTCAGCGAACAAGGAATCTGATTCATGAAACCTCATGCCACGGCTTACAGCCAACGCTTGCTGCGGGGCCAGGCGCCCTCCTACGAGCGCCTGCAAGCCCGCTTCGCCGAAGACGGCA from Pseudomonas yamanorum harbors:
- the pap gene encoding polyphosphate:AMP phosphotransferase — encoded protein: MFESAEIGHAIDKDTYDAEVPALREALLEVQYELQQQKRFPVIILINGIEGAGKGETVKLLNEWMDPRLIEVRTFDQQTDEELARPPAWRYWRQLPAKGRMGIFFGNWYSQMLQSRVHGEIKDARLDQAIAGAERLEKMLCDEGALIFKFWFHLSKKQMKSRLKALQDDPLHSWRISPLDWQQSKTYDKFVHFGERILRRTSRDYAPWYVIEGVDAHYRGLTVGKILLEGLQNALKVPKGKVSGMNPAPLPSAVDQMSLLNSLDMSLSLEKDDYEEQLITEQARFSGLMRDKRMRKHALVTVFEGNDAAGKGGAIRRVAAALDPRQYHIVPIAAPSEDERAQPYLWRFWQKIPARGMFTVFDRSWYGRVLVERIEGFCTPTDWMRAYGEINDFEEQLRDAGVIVVKFWLAIDKQTQLERFQAREEIPFKRFKITEDDWRNRDKWDDYRAAVGDMVDRTSTEIAPWTLVEANDKRWARVKVLRTINRALEEAFDKTDKHDKKGKKK
- the mnmC gene encoding bifunctional tRNA (5-methylaminomethyl-2-thiouridine)(34)-methyltransferase MnmD/FAD-dependent 5-carboxymethylaminomethyl-2-thiouridine(34) oxidoreductase MnmC, whose translation is MNPVSHAQLDWDDQGRPHSRVFDDVYFSDKSGLEETRYVFLEQNRLQERFAALPVGGRLVIGETGFGTGLNFLCVWQLFEQHAVPGARLHFVSVEKYPLSHADLQRALALWPELAPFAEQLLAQYIAIHQGFQRLVLDNGRVTLTLLIGDALEQLPQLDAQVDAWFLDGFAPAKNPDMWTAELFAELARLAAPGSTISTFTSTGWVRRLINGAGFKMKRTPGIGHKWEILRGEFLGWPTETPAPASARPWFARPPAVAGERHALVIGGGLAGCATAASLAARGWRVSLLERHAALAQEASGNPQGVLYLKLSAHGTALSQLILSGFGHTRRLLEHLQRGLDWDGCGVLQLAFNAKEAERQAQLASAFAPDLLHLLDKEQAQARAGITLEQGGLFFPEGGWVHPPALCQWQARHPLIEVLQHHDALELKQVDGEWQALQGDTVLAQASVVVLAGAAEIKRFSFSADLPLKRIRGQITRLPQTAQSQALATVVCAEGYVAPPRLGEHTLGASFDFKSDDLTPTVAEHVGNLEMLREISPDLLQRLGADSLVPEQLEGRAAFRCTSPDYLPIVGPLAEREMFDQTYAALSKDARHVPDAPCPWLHGLYINSGHGSRGLVTAPLCAELLAAWLDNEPLPLPRSVSEACHPNRFALRALIRGNPSKS
- a CDS encoding N-acetylglutaminylglutamine amidotransferase, translated to MCGLAGELRFDHQPADLAAVERITHHLAPRGPDAWGFHAQGPIALGHRRLKIMDLSDGSAQPMVDAQLGLSLAFNGAIYNFPELREELEALGYAFYSGGDTEVLLKGYHAWGEALLPKLNGMFAFAIWERDAKRLFIARDRLGVKPLYLSRTGQRLRFASALPALLKGGDINPILDPVALNHYLNFHAVVPAPRTLLAGIEKLPPASWMRIDADGKTEQKTWWTLPYGPHADEANLTLEDWTDRVLDSTREAVAIRQRAAVDVGVLLSGGVDSSMLVGLLREVGVQDLSTFSIGFEDAGGERGDEFQYSDLIAKHYGTRHHQLRIAESEIIEQLPAAFRAMSEPMVSHDCIAFYLLSREVAKHCKVVQSGQGADELFAGYHWYPQVDGASDPYAAYRDAFFDRSYDDYAATVAPKWLTANDAAGDFVREHFAQPGADAAVDKALRLDSTVMLVDDPVKRVDNMTMAWGLEARTPFLDYRLVELSARVPGKFKLPDGGKQVLKEAARRVIPSEVIDRKKGYFPVPGLKHLQGDTLSWVRDLLLDPSQDRGLFNPAMLDRLLTDPQGQLTPLRGSKLWQLAALNLWLSEQGI